One segment of Strix aluco isolate bStrAlu1 chromosome 4, bStrAlu1.hap1, whole genome shotgun sequence DNA contains the following:
- the LGI2 gene encoding leucine-rich repeat LGI family member 2 isoform X2: MAVPARVPAVCAAAAILVLLLPPPPVAPRRPPRCAPPCSCWRESALCVGAAGPPRSLPAGLGSFLLNSNSFTVIRDDAFAGLFHLEYLFIEGNKIETISRNAFRGLRDLTHLSLANNHLKALPRDVFSDLDSLIELDLRGNKFECDCKAKWLFLWLKMTNSTVSDVLCIGPAEYQDKKLNDVTSFDYECTTTDFVVHQILPYQSVSVDTFNSKNDVFVAIAQPSMENCMVLEWDHIEMNFRSYDNITGQSIVGCKAILVGDQVFVVVAQLFGGSHIYKYDESWTKFVKFQDIEVSRISKPNDIELFEIDSEMFFVIADSSKAGLSTVYKWNNKGFYSYQSLHEWFRDTDAEFLDIDGKSHLILSSRSQVPIILQWNKVSKKFVPHSEIPNMEDVLAVKSFRMQDNLYITLTRFIGDSRVMKWNSKQFVEIQALPSRGAMTLQPFSFKNNYYLALGSDYTFSQIYQWDGEKKIFRLFKEIYVQAPRSFTAVSTDRRDFFFASSFKGNTQIFEHIIIDLSL, translated from the exons ATGGCGGTCCCGGCGCGGGTACCGGCTgtctgcgccgccgccgccatcctcgtcctcctcctcccgccgccccccgtcGCCCCGCGGAGGCCGCCGCGCTGCGCCcccccctgcagctgctggcGGGAGTCCGCGCTgtgcgtgggggcggcggggccgccgcgcagCCTGCCCGCCGGCCTGGGCTCCTT CTTGCTGAACTCCAACTCCTTCACTGTTATACGAGATGATGCCTTTGCTGGTCTCTTCCATCTAGAATACCT ATTCATTGAAGGAAACAAAATTGAAACAATTTCAAGAAATGCATTTCGTGGCCTTCGAGACCTGACTCACCT TTCTTTGGCCAATAACCATCTCAAAGCTCTGCCAAGGGATGTCTTCAGTGATTTAGATTCTTTAATTGAACT AGATTTAAGGGGAAATAAATTTGAGTGTGACTGCAAAGCCAAGTGGTTGTTTTTGTGGTTAAAGATGACAAATTCCACTGTTTCTGATGTCCTGTGTATTGGTCCAGCAGAATATCAGGATAAGAAGTTAAATGATGTGACAAGTTTTGATTATGAATGCACCACTACAG ATTTTGTTGTTCACCAGATTTTGCCCTACCAGTCAGTTTCAGTGGATACATTCAACTCAAAGAATGATGTGTTCGTAGCCATTGCACAGCCCAGCATGGAGAACTGCATGGTGCTGGAGTGGGATCACATTGAAATGAATTTCAGGAGTTATGACAATATCACAG GTCAGTCCATAGTGGGATGTAAAGCCATTCTTGTTGGTGACCAAGTCTTTGTGGTGGTGGCACAGCTCTTTGGTGGCTCACACATTTACAAGTATGACGAAAGCTGGACAAAGTTTGTCAAGTTCCAGGATATTGAAGTATCTCGCATTTCCAAGCCAAATGATATAGAGCTTTTTGAGATAGACAGCGAAATGTTTTTTGTCATAGCAGATAGCTCTAAAGCAGGTTTGTCAACAGTGTACAAGTGGAATAACAAAGGATTTTACTCATACCAGTCCCTTCACGAGTGGTTCAGGGACACTGATGCTGAGTTTCTTGATATAGATGGGAAATCGCATTTAATCCTCTCTAGCCGTTCCCAGGTTCCCATTATACTCCAGTGGAACAAAGTTTCCAAAAAGTTCGTCCCACACAGTGAAATCCCCAACATGGAAGATGTCTTGGCTGTGAAGAGTTTCAGGATGCAAGATAACCTGTACATCACTCTCACGAGATTCATTGGTGACTCCAGAGTTATGAAATGGAATAGCAAACAGTTTGTGGAGATACAGGCTCTTCCATCCAGAGGAGCCATGACGCTGCAACCTTTCTCCTTCAAGAACAATTACTACCTAGCCTTGGGAAGTGACTATACCTTCTCCCAGATTTACCAGTGGGATGGTGAAAAGAAGATCTTCagattgtttaaagaaatctATGTGCAGGCACCACGATCTTTCACAGCTGTGTCAACAGATCGAAGAGATTTTTTCTTTGCCTCTAGTTTTAAAGGTAACACTCAAATATTTGAACATATCATCATTGACTTGAGTTTATGA
- the LGI2 gene encoding leucine-rich repeat LGI family member 2 isoform X1: MAVPARVPAVCAAAAILVLLLPPPPVAPRRPPRCAPPCSCWRESALCVGAAGPPRSLPAGLGSLSLVNGSFSEVKDRMFSHLPSLQLLLLNSNSFTVIRDDAFAGLFHLEYLFIEGNKIETISRNAFRGLRDLTHLSLANNHLKALPRDVFSDLDSLIELDLRGNKFECDCKAKWLFLWLKMTNSTVSDVLCIGPAEYQDKKLNDVTSFDYECTTTDFVVHQILPYQSVSVDTFNSKNDVFVAIAQPSMENCMVLEWDHIEMNFRSYDNITGQSIVGCKAILVGDQVFVVVAQLFGGSHIYKYDESWTKFVKFQDIEVSRISKPNDIELFEIDSEMFFVIADSSKAGLSTVYKWNNKGFYSYQSLHEWFRDTDAEFLDIDGKSHLILSSRSQVPIILQWNKVSKKFVPHSEIPNMEDVLAVKSFRMQDNLYITLTRFIGDSRVMKWNSKQFVEIQALPSRGAMTLQPFSFKNNYYLALGSDYTFSQIYQWDGEKKIFRLFKEIYVQAPRSFTAVSTDRRDFFFASSFKGNTQIFEHIIIDLSL, translated from the exons ATGGCGGTCCCGGCGCGGGTACCGGCTgtctgcgccgccgccgccatcctcgtcctcctcctcccgccgccccccgtcGCCCCGCGGAGGCCGCCGCGCTGCGCCcccccctgcagctgctggcGGGAGTCCGCGCTgtgcgtgggggcggcggggccgccgcgcagCCTGCCCGCCGGCCTGGGCTCCTT GAGCCTGGTAAACGGGAGCTTCTCGGAAGTCAAGGACAGGATGTTTTCCCACCTGccctccctgcagctgct CTTGCTGAACTCCAACTCCTTCACTGTTATACGAGATGATGCCTTTGCTGGTCTCTTCCATCTAGAATACCT ATTCATTGAAGGAAACAAAATTGAAACAATTTCAAGAAATGCATTTCGTGGCCTTCGAGACCTGACTCACCT TTCTTTGGCCAATAACCATCTCAAAGCTCTGCCAAGGGATGTCTTCAGTGATTTAGATTCTTTAATTGAACT AGATTTAAGGGGAAATAAATTTGAGTGTGACTGCAAAGCCAAGTGGTTGTTTTTGTGGTTAAAGATGACAAATTCCACTGTTTCTGATGTCCTGTGTATTGGTCCAGCAGAATATCAGGATAAGAAGTTAAATGATGTGACAAGTTTTGATTATGAATGCACCACTACAG ATTTTGTTGTTCACCAGATTTTGCCCTACCAGTCAGTTTCAGTGGATACATTCAACTCAAAGAATGATGTGTTCGTAGCCATTGCACAGCCCAGCATGGAGAACTGCATGGTGCTGGAGTGGGATCACATTGAAATGAATTTCAGGAGTTATGACAATATCACAG GTCAGTCCATAGTGGGATGTAAAGCCATTCTTGTTGGTGACCAAGTCTTTGTGGTGGTGGCACAGCTCTTTGGTGGCTCACACATTTACAAGTATGACGAAAGCTGGACAAAGTTTGTCAAGTTCCAGGATATTGAAGTATCTCGCATTTCCAAGCCAAATGATATAGAGCTTTTTGAGATAGACAGCGAAATGTTTTTTGTCATAGCAGATAGCTCTAAAGCAGGTTTGTCAACAGTGTACAAGTGGAATAACAAAGGATTTTACTCATACCAGTCCCTTCACGAGTGGTTCAGGGACACTGATGCTGAGTTTCTTGATATAGATGGGAAATCGCATTTAATCCTCTCTAGCCGTTCCCAGGTTCCCATTATACTCCAGTGGAACAAAGTTTCCAAAAAGTTCGTCCCACACAGTGAAATCCCCAACATGGAAGATGTCTTGGCTGTGAAGAGTTTCAGGATGCAAGATAACCTGTACATCACTCTCACGAGATTCATTGGTGACTCCAGAGTTATGAAATGGAATAGCAAACAGTTTGTGGAGATACAGGCTCTTCCATCCAGAGGAGCCATGACGCTGCAACCTTTCTCCTTCAAGAACAATTACTACCTAGCCTTGGGAAGTGACTATACCTTCTCCCAGATTTACCAGTGGGATGGTGAAAAGAAGATCTTCagattgtttaaagaaatctATGTGCAGGCACCACGATCTTTCACAGCTGTGTCAACAGATCGAAGAGATTTTTTCTTTGCCTCTAGTTTTAAAGGTAACACTCAAATATTTGAACATATCATCATTGACTTGAGTTTATGA